The Gossypium arboreum isolate Shixiya-1 chromosome 2, ASM2569848v2, whole genome shotgun sequence region AGATAACACTggagcatttaacaagtattgcttaaccttgtcaaaagcattctggcattcctcatcctaagtactttggttgtgttttctaagaaggcgaaatataggatcacatttctcagttaattgtgaaataaaccgaacAATATAATTCAATCTTCCAAGAAAACCCGCACTTCCTTCTAAGTAtgtggtggaggcaattctcgtatagctctaaccttgtctgagtcaacttctattcccttttcgctGACCACAAAACCCAATAACTTCCCTGACCTAGCTCCGAAGATGCACTTTACCGGATTAAGCTTCAACTGAAACTTCCTTAATCTCAGGAACAACTTCCTCAAAACTTCAATATATTCCTTCTCTgttcgagatttagcaatcatgttatcaacatacacctcaatctccttatgcatcatatcgtgaaataaagtcaccatagccctttgcTATGTTGCCCCTACATTCTTTAGCCcgaagggcattaccttgtaacaaaagGTGCTCCACAATGTtataaaggtggttttatccatgtcctcaggATGTATCTTTATCTAATTGTACCCTGAGAagccatccataaaggagaacaacgaatatcccgccGTATTGTCCACCAAAGTGTCGATGTGCGGTAAAGGAaagttgtcctttgggctagctttattcagatttctgtaatcaacacacattcgtaccttcccatccttcttagggacaGGCACAGTGTTGGACACCTATTATGAATACTTAACCTCTTGTAGGAATCCAGCATCAAACTGCTTTTtgacttcatcttttattttcagcacaATATCAGGTCTCATCCTTCGCAATTTTTGTTGGACTGGCTTGCAATCTTGTCTTATGGGGAGACGATGTACCACAATATCAGTATTCAAACTTGACATATCctcatatgaccatgcaaagatgtCTTTGAATTCCAGTAGAAGCTCAACAAGGCCTTGTCTCGTTTCCTTAGCAATATGTGTGCCAATTTTcacctccttcccttcctctaaggctatattttcTATTGCCTATTTCTCAcggggtaggatttgtttctcctcttgtttcaCCATTCTCAACAGATCTGGAGACATATCACAATCCccgtcatcttcaaaatcctgaagttcttctaaacacatgtcttgctcaaaagAGAATCTAGGATCCATAGtatcagtgctcatgtcattgatatctaggggccTGCGAGGTACGAAAGAATgtaaaaaaaatgaatgaatttatttatatgttatgaataaaatggaaaatatttgaaagaatttaaatgtGAAAAGAATATTGAACGGTATAAAAGAATATTCATTTGAATCGATAACAAAAGTTGCGTTTTATTGAAATGTAAATAtccgaacatgagcctattttacaaatgaaatcttactactcctaggctttagagcaataagagtgttctgaaaattactctgaagaatctttaaaaactacaggaagttcttctgcaacccaattgtttaaagagcttcccggttcgtaagggcgaatgacCTCAAGGTTTCCTCGTTCAAACTCTTCATCATACACAACATTGATGTTATAACCTCCTTTTTCGAGCAATCCTCTCTCAGGGTGAATCATCCCTTCTGATATAAAGGTTTGAGATATATGGGGGAATGTCATCAGTTCCCACTCTACCTCTCTTCCATCTAAACGCGCCCTTCTTCTCTCTTGGCGCTTCTCTACTTCTTTCCTCCACTGCTTGTAACCTGGCCTGAAACCTAAGCCAAAACGGCCTCTCTTCTCCTTTAGTTCAGGACCTTGAATCCCTCCTTAGAGATACCTTCCCAATCCTTTTCTTGGCAATACTCCCTTCCCCACTGTCATCTGCAGACCCATTCTTGTGGTTCTGGATATCTTGGGCACCGGCACCTCATCCCCCTCTGAGATGAATGTTGCATTGACGAATTCTAATGAATGAAAAGAGCATTCAATGGCCTCCTCATTTGCTTCTACATAGGGTGCGTCACTAGTAATTGttgctataatgtcctcctctgCATTTATGGTGACCAACCGTCCATTAGTTACTAACTTCAATTTCTGGTGCAGGGATGAGGGCACCGCCCCTGCCGAATGTATCCAAGGCCTCCCCAACAGGCAATTGTAagagggcttgatgtccatcactaAAAAGTCCACCTCGTACGTGTTTGGCCTAATCATCAAAGGAATATCAATTCTTCCCATGACTTTTCTCTCCGTGTCATCAAATACTCTCACTACATTATGACATGTTTTCATGTGagaactgtcaatgggtaatctgctCCATGTAGATAATAGCATGACATTTAAGGCTGACCCATTATCAACAAGCACACTCGGCAATGTATATCCTTTGCAATGAGTGGTAATGTGCAAAGCCTTAGCTGATCCCATGCCTcaaggtggaatttcatcatcgttgaaataaatgaaattatcagCACTTATGTTACTAACCAATCGTTCCAACTTGTTGACGGATATATCTTTAGTAACATAAGTCTCGTTAAGCACCTTCATTAAAGCCTCACGATGTACCTCTGAACTCAAAAGCAAATCCAGTACTGATATACGAGTTGGTTGTTTGCGCAATTGCTCAACTACACTGTACTCACTGtgtttcaagaattttaaaaattctctGGCTTCTTCTTACTTCATTGGCTCATTAACCAGTATTTCAGTCCCCTTTCCTTTGTCAAAAGCTTTTACTTTTCGGGCTCAACTCTGACACCTTTTGCATCATAACGCCTCTCACTATGTGTATAAGAACCCTTACCTCGAACTTCCTTAGAGGCACTAGCTATATCCTCCTTCTCCGACATTGTTACATTGCAGTTATAATTCCAAGGTACTCTCTTGTTATCATTGTAAGGAAAGGAAACAGGTTTATGAATAATGACTTTCGGTACCGCTGGTATTTCAACTTCATTATTTCTTGGTAATGAAATAATGATCCTTAGACGGTTTTGATTCTTCGGTCTCCCTTCTAATGTGCATATATGTCCCTCATCTAAGCTAGCTTCATAAAATtctagctccttattatccataagGCCTTGTACCAAGACCTTAAACTCTTCATATTCCTGGATCTCGTGTCCCTCTTCAGCATGGAACTCGCAATAGTCCCGTACTCCTCTATTCCTTCCTTTAGAGGTTATTATCTCTTTTTTCACCATTTCTTCCCAAATCACTTTCATCGGCGTTCTTACCTCAGCCACGCCGTCCTTAATCCTTCTCGTTCCAGTATCCCCAACTATGTTTACCCCTTGATCACCATGATTTGGCAACGGATTCTCATTACTAAGGGTGTCGTCAAACTTTACAACCCCCATCCTGATAAGTCTTTCCACTATTTTTTTAAAGCCAGTGCAATTCTCGATTGAATGCCCCGATATCCCTGTATGGTATTCACATTTGGCATTTGCATTGTACCATTTAGAGTATAGAGGTTGCAGtagtttcaaatgaaaaggaGCTATTGCATGCGCATtaaataaactttgataaagcTCCCGATATGTTACTGGGATAGGCGTAAATGAAACCTTCTCAGAATTTTGTCTTGAACCAGATCCCTGCTTTTGAGAATCCTGTTGCCCAACTGCAGTTACTTTGGGCTGACAAACCGTAACCGCTTTTGGATTATAACTACTCGTATTGTTCACCTCATTATCTTTCCTCCGTAGGGCCGATCTTTGGCAGTTTCCCCCTCTATCTTGCCAcctcttatggcattctcaatcatttctccCGCCATAACTATATCAGCAAAACTCTTGGTGGTACTTCCAATTATGTGAGTAATGAATGGGGTTTTTAGAGTGTTAATGAACAGCATAGTAGTTTCTTTCTCCAAAAGCGGTGGTTAAACTTGCATGGCGACCTCCCTCCATCTCTgggcatattgcctaaaactttcattaggctttttttCCATGTTCTGCAAAGTAATTCTATCAGGAGTCATGCCAGTCACATGATTATATTGCTGCATAAAAGCTTGTGCTAGGTCTCTCCAAGAACTGATCCTTGCACGACTCAATTGATTATACCACTTAGCCGCTGCTCCAACCAAAATGTCTTGAAAATaatggatcaataattgatcattgtttacatagcCAGTCATTTGTCTACAAAACATAGTGATATGGGTCTCAGGGCAAGTAGTCctattgtacttctcaaattctggcATCTTGAACTTATGGGGAAGCACCAAATTTGGGACCAAACTCAAGTCTTTGGTATCGATTCCCTGACGATTATCAGCGTTTTCTAATGCCTTAAACTTCTCTTCTAACCATTTACAACGTTCTTCCAATTGCCTTAATGATTCGAGTCTCATCTCTTCCCTCTCAGCTACATCTAGATCAGGGATAACTAGATTGGCAGGGTTATCTCCAGGGTTGAATCCCGAACCAGTTTGAAAGTTCATGGGAATTCCAGCATCGACTTGTCTCTGTTGAGGCCTTATTGTGACGGTCGGCCCTCGGGGATATGCCTCAGGCTGAGTCTGTACATGAGGTGGAGTAAAACCAGGAGGATGACCCTCGTTATCCTCTTCAGTGGTAATCATAAGGGCCTTTCCTTTATCCGTCATCCCCCTCAACAGCTGAGCCATCTCAGCCATTATACTCCTTTGAGCCTCTAACATTTGATCCTTCATCTCTTGTTGGATTTTCATCAATTGTTCCtgtaattgctcttgcatttcttTCTGGATCTACTCTAgtctttgatccatattctttgTCTTAGTGCGTGTACCGTAAGTATGTGTTGCTTCCAGATTTTCTTATTCTCACTCTCTCTTTCTCCCTATTAATTTTagctaattagggtctttctataaatcTGAATGCATATGATacgatgagatgcaaatgcatgaatgtaaaaagatatcgattctgattcagtttcttttagaaaatgttatttaagaaacaaaaatcttcacaaaatggattacaaatatgcATTTGCCCTCAGGCCCAAAGTTTTAACCCTATCCAATAACAACGCTAATTCTAGACCTCTACCTGACACTAACTCATACTTTGTACTTAATACATTAGCTTGCGCCACCAGGTCTTGCAAATGATCAGCAACCTCTCAAATCTGTACTATAGCTTCTCCCATGAGATAGTCCCTATCTCTGACTTGATCCTAAAAATGGTGAAGCTCTCCCTTCCAAtgttcttctcttgcctcgagctgctcaatccaTAGCTCACAGTCCTGTAGTGCTGCTTTCAACCCTTCAATATTGTGCTTCATTTCCTTGATCTTATCCAGGCTTGCCTTTAACTCGACCGCAGAGTTATAACTTtggtgatgatgaagagatcgcccaagctcagtcaccttagtttttaatccttgattctgcttctctagggcctgattacgcgccagcatctcttggaacttcttctcccaatactcggctttggctctttcttcttgAACCTCTTATTGCCACTACTCTGAAGACTTCCCCAATCCAGCTCTCTTCATTGATAATTGTATCCTCTTATATTGCGTCTTTAAGTCATCTCGGTCTTCCTcaatcttcttcttttctttcctctctttttcgACCTCAATTCTATGAACGTCGACGTCTAAGCTCAGGTACATCTTCTCCTCCTCAAGCTTCTCTATTTTTCTCCCGatttctaaattctttctttCGAACTCTTGCTTTATGACCTCTAACTCTAATGGGATCACTCGTAAACTCTCCTCCATAGATCGAACGGCCCCCAGATTTGGCCTAGGGATGTTATCATTGATCCTCTTGTTAATCCAACCTTTGTACTCAAGAGTCATCGTCGGACCTTCAGTCAGAATTTTCACACAGCAAATCTTCTTCCAAGCCTCGAAAATCTCTCGCATCTTCTTCTTATAATGATCATCTTTATATAAGAAGTCACTCTGAGCTAGCCCTTGTGTTGCCGATATAAACTGCTCTGCCTTGTATTGCCTTAGGATAAGTAATGGTGCATAACCAACAACCCCCCAAATTCCAggaagaggtacccaatcaaagtTCCCGCAATGATAAAGGATTTCGCTAGGAGTCATCCAAGGGGctttccacataacatcttcctctcgAAGATTCTGAAGTATTTCTATCCATCTTTCCTTTGTGATGTCATCCCTCCTAGGCATAACTACTGCTTCCCTTAAAGGAGAATAATCCTCCAAAAACACTCGGCAAGGAACCCTATCAATTTTCCAAAAGTGACTGTGGAACCACATTAACAAcagctgtgcacatccaatgaatctaccttcaccAGCTCTTCGACATACACTAAAGGATCTAAATGTCTCGGCTAGGATTGCAGGCACAGGCTTGTTCTGTTTACTAAGTCGATCAAATAAATCCGCAACTACTTCGTCTATATGCCCAATAGCTTTAGGGAAAATCAACAAACCATAAATACTTAAGGCCAAAACATCAACTCTCTTATTCACATCTAGGTGTGTCAATATCAAATCCCTTAAACTTGCCCATGGAATGCATTTACTATCACCCTTCTATTGGATTCGGGCTACGGCCCACTGTTCACTCACCCCTGTGATCATcattaatttcttcacgaaagtagGGAGATTAGCAGCCCTAACATAAGCTTTGTTACCTTGAATTTTTGGACAGCGAAGCAAGGTAGTATATTCCTCCAAAGTAGGTACTAAGTCTACCTCTTCaaatgtaaaacaactataagcagggttccagaactgtaccatagctcgaaacaaatgCCTATCCACCTTGatgtctagcaaatagggaagatCTCCATAATTCTGGTAGAAcagctgcttagcctcgtcatcccattgaGTCCAAATGTCCTTCAACTCCTGAAACTCATTCTGTGTCGAACTGATACgagtgaagtcccataactctgacgTGTACGCCTCAGTGACACTATCCCCTTTCGCTAACTGGGTTTTCTTTGACCATGCACAAACAGAAGTGTTGTCCTTCACTTTATCAAGATATTCATTCCtccttacaaaactttctaatctagaaatcaAATCGTGAATCGATACCTCTAAATGTTGAgtgacatgcaatgatagcaaaataaagtAAGTCAGTATCATATAAAAGTATAACAAACAAGCATTTATAAGGATAGCTTTATTAAAGATTATCACTCTACTCCCATgggtaagcacttaaagttcactatatgcgtTTCAGTTTTAaagcaagggtacctgaaccagcagattccttggtcctcacccattataggctcatacggaccaagttcggttcagggggacacatttccctatggccatacggagatgaaaatctcacgaagacttaggtacggatgtatcccaaaagAAAACCACTAGCCcatacgaaggtgaaaacctcacgaaagcgtagcttTTCACACCCACTTAAAGGtgcgaccacaacggtcatgcaaatgcaatgtgtgcgAAAACAAGATAACAAACATATacagcaaacacatgtaaaaaagatcaatatcttaaaatttttccaaacttCCGACATCAAggcagaaaataatcaatttcttggcttgactctcttattgtccccagcggagtcgccaagctgtatAAACCTCTTTTAAAAGGGAGGTATTTTGAAAACAGGGGAGTCACCTttctaggtgtgattggatcaccttataaaatattttggtctTCGAAATTGTGAGAAaacaagttcgggagtcggttacgtaggaggaagggttagcaccctcgcaatgcccaaaattggtaccaaattgaataattttactttaatgtcaaaagtttgaaagaattcagaaataagatctcttttaaaaccataataatttgagttaaaaagaatCAAGACTCCTTCGCttcaaaagaatataaatatcacatccagcatgattggacacgatattcttagaCTTTCATAACTAAAATCTTCTCGTGATTTTCAAAACTtatttagaaggatattttaggcatttagacaaacgggaaatcgcaacccagcatattagggcactatttcccgaattcctaCCTACcaaaaaacattgccttatttttaaattctttttggaTCGAATGAAATATAAAGTTTTTAAAGTgatgatgcatttaacatattacaaaggatcaatattaaataaattatcctACATGATACCTACTTTAATATTCCatgcaaataaaataaaaaatgatgaataatgacataaattacacaatatcgTTATTTTATGCATATATGATCATAGataacataaatatacatacATCATCATTACATGTAAAATACAACGTAGAGCATAATGAATACAACAATAAAAATTGCATAACATATacaataatatttcatgcaaatgtaacttaaatcaacataaataattaatCCTCATGCGAATATGTAAAAACaataacataaaataacaaataatctatAAAAATTTAGCCTACTAAAAcaatactaaaaataaaaaacaaaaataaatgagcaaattataaacatataaaatataaataaaattaaataaaaatatttaaaaatatttaaaaatatttagaataataTAAGAATGATAAAAGAGAACCCTTTTAaaaaatgattaatatatataaatcatattataggatataataacttaatatattaaaataatgtgCTAAATATCGATATTAcacatatttaataataaaaatttaaaaacatatgTAATTAATgagtaataaaataatgtatatttcataataaaataaaagtaatgtaAGGAGAAATATATGgtaaaatatataacatataataaaattttataaacaaaatatataataatataaacaatatgatagataatatataaaataatatatatatatagtaaaatgtatgtaatatcatatataataatatataataatataataaataatatacaaagatAAATACTATATATACCTTTTTTATATATAACTaatgtttataaaaatatatagtatttaaaaaaattaaatttatataaaaaggagattaaaattaaatttaattaaaaattagggttaattacaaataaatggaaaatttggGCCTAATTGAAATGTGCGTTAAATTCAAAGGGACTCACTAGGTAATTAGCCCTAATCCCATAAAAGGACGTCGTTCCCAGAATAGGCTTCAATAGCCATTAGGATTAGATTGAATTAATCGTAAAAAGATTGGggtcaatttaaaataaaaataaaatgaaattgtaaagattaaaaatgcggaaggaccaattgggcaattagcccatttaccaaaaacacgcggatcttatCCGAGTTTTGGGTCAACACGCAGATCCTGGGCTTAAACGGTGCCGTATTGGTACTTATCAAATTAAGTAAAAACGACACCATTTCTATTATGATATTTAAGTCATTTTTTGGCCCAAAACTCATTTTAGAaactctttaaaaaaaaaaactttgaaacTCCCTGAAATGGGAGAGGAGAGGGCAGTTTGGGCTCCAGTCTCCGACTACTGGGCAGCACATGCCCACGCGCCACACgcgccaccgtacacggtggtcGGAAGGTTAAAAACCTTCGTCCTTCTAGGTGAAACACAGGTAACCTTCTTTCTTTAAATACTAACAACCTCTTTCAAGAAAAAATAATTCATaagcattttaaaaaaataa contains the following coding sequences:
- the LOC128289414 gene encoding uncharacterized protein LOC128289414 — protein: MQEQLQEQLMKIQQEMKDQMLEAQRSIMAEMAQLLRGMTDKGKALMITTEEDNEGHPPGFTPPHVQTQPEAYPRGPTVTIRPQQRQVDAGIPMNFQTGSGFNPGDNPANLVIPDLDVAEREEMRLESLRQLEERCKWLEEKFKALENADNRQGIDTKDLSLVPNLVLPHKFKMPEFEKYNRTTCPETHITMFCRQMTGYVNNDQLLIHYFQDILVGAAAKWYNQLSRARISSWRDLAQAFMQQYNHVTGMTPDRITLQNMEKKPNESFRQYAQRWREVAMQRWQDRGGNCQRSALRRKDNEVNNTSSYNPKAVTVCQPKVTAVGQQDSQKQGSGSRQNSEKVSFTPIPVTYRELYQSLFNAHAIAPFHLKLLQPLYSKWYNANAKCEYHTGISGHSIENCTGFKKIVERLIRMGVVKFDDTLSNENPLPNHGDQGVNIVGDTGTRRIKDGVAEVRTPMKVIWEEMVKKEIITSKGRNRGVRDYCEFHAEEGHEIQEYEEFKVLVQGLMDNKELEFYEASLDEGHICTLEGRPKNQNRLRIIISLPRNNEVEIPAVPKVIIHKPVSFPYNDNKRVPWNYNCNVTMSEKEDIASASKEVRGKGSYTHSERRYDAKGVRVEPENEYSVVEQLRKQPTRISVLDLLLSSEVHREALMKVLNETYVTKDISVNKLERLVSNISADNFIYFNDDEIPP